Proteins encoded together in one Kutzneria kofuensis window:
- the fabG gene encoding 3-oxoacyl-ACP reductase FabG, whose product MTTETEPTALVTGATSGIGLAVATELARRGQRVFLCARTKERVQDTVAELRSQGLEVDGAACDVRSRSEVADLVRSAVDRYGPINVLVNNAGRSGGGVTAELTDELWHDVIDTNLNSVFLVTREVLTTGGLAGQCYGRIINIASTAGKQGVVLGAPYSASKHGVIGFTKALGGELAPRGITVNAVCPGYVETPMAQRVRQGYAQVWGTTEGAVLEKFQAKIPLGRYSSPEEVAGLVGYLTSASAASITAQALNVCGGLGNY is encoded by the coding sequence ATGACAACAGAAACCGAACCGACCGCATTGGTCACGGGCGCCACCAGCGGCATCGGCCTGGCGGTGGCGACCGAACTCGCCCGGCGCGGGCAGCGCGTGTTCCTGTGCGCGCGGACCAAGGAGCGGGTGCAGGACACCGTGGCCGAGCTGCGGTCCCAGGGGCTGGAGGTGGACGGCGCCGCGTGCGACGTCCGCTCCCGCTCCGAGGTCGCCGACCTGGTGCGCAGCGCCGTCGACCGGTACGGGCCGATCAACGTGCTGGTGAACAACGCCGGCCGCAGCGGCGGCGGCGTGACCGCCGAGCTCACCGACGAGCTCTGGCACGACGTCATCGACACCAACCTCAACTCCGTCTTCCTGGTGACGCGCGAGGTGCTCACCACCGGTGGCCTGGCCGGCCAGTGCTACGGCCGGATCATCAACATCGCCAGCACCGCCGGCAAGCAGGGCGTGGTGCTCGGCGCGCCGTACTCGGCGTCCAAGCACGGTGTCATCGGCTTCACCAAGGCGTTGGGCGGTGAGCTCGCGCCGCGCGGCATCACCGTGAACGCGGTGTGCCCCGGTTACGTGGAAACGCCGATGGCGCAACGGGTTCGGCAGGGTTACGCGCAGGTGTGGGGCACCACCGAGGGTGCGGTGCTGGAGAAGTTCCAGGCCAAGATCCCGCTCGGCCGCTACTCCAGCCCGGAGGAGGTCGCCGGCCTGGTCGGCTACCTGACCAGCGCCAG
- the mca gene encoding mycothiol conjugate amidase Mca, with the protein MAVHAHPDDESSKGAATLAKYAAEGADVLVCTMTGGERGDVLNPRMDRPEMWADLANLRRREMDRAREILGIRQQFMGFVDSGLPKDGEALPEGCFALTELTDAAAPLVKAVREFRPHVIVAYDENGGYPHPDHIMSHKVAVEAYHAAGDADRYPDAGEPWQPAKLYYTNAFSRAYFQAIYDAMTAAGLESPHGEVLKELPDEPPRWPITTQVECAEYFPTRKAAMLAHETQVDPDHPIFSCPLELEQKAWPTEDYHLVEATVATELPEDDLFAGVTV; encoded by the coding sequence ATGGCCGTGCACGCCCACCCGGACGACGAGTCCAGCAAGGGGGCGGCGACGCTGGCGAAGTACGCCGCGGAAGGCGCCGACGTGCTGGTGTGCACGATGACCGGAGGCGAACGCGGCGACGTGCTCAACCCGCGGATGGACCGCCCCGAGATGTGGGCCGACCTGGCCAACCTGCGCCGCAGGGAGATGGACCGGGCCCGTGAGATCCTCGGCATCCGGCAGCAGTTCATGGGCTTCGTCGACTCCGGTCTGCCCAAGGACGGCGAGGCGCTGCCCGAGGGCTGCTTCGCGCTGACCGAACTGACCGACGCCGCGGCTCCGCTGGTCAAGGCCGTGCGGGAGTTCCGGCCGCACGTGATCGTCGCCTACGACGAGAACGGCGGCTACCCGCATCCCGACCACATCATGAGCCACAAGGTTGCGGTCGAGGCCTATCACGCGGCCGGCGACGCCGACCGCTATCCGGATGCCGGCGAGCCGTGGCAGCCGGCGAAGCTGTACTACACCAACGCCTTCAGCCGCGCCTACTTCCAGGCCATCTACGACGCGATGACCGCGGCCGGCCTGGAGTCCCCGCACGGCGAGGTGCTCAAGGAGCTGCCCGACGAGCCGCCGCGCTGGCCGATCACCACCCAGGTCGAGTGCGCCGAGTACTTCCCGACCCGCAAGGCCGCGATGCTCGCCCACGAGACCCAGGTCGACCCCGACCACCCGATCTTCTCCTGCCCGCTGGAGCTGGAGCAGAAGGCGTGGCCGACCGAGGACTACCACCTGGTCGAGGCCACGGTGGCGACCGAGTTGCCCGAGGACGATCTGTTCGCGGGCGTGACCGTCTAG
- a CDS encoding MDR family MFS transporter gives MKSTAEVDRLDPWLLRLGGVLILGALLAQLDATIVTVGIGAIGRGLTADLASVQWVSTAYLLAVALVAPLSGWLTQRFGGKRVWLASVTLFVAASALCGLAWSAPALIVCRVLQGLGGGLMQPVGQALLARHAGPSRIGRVVGIITVPITFAPVAGPVIGGLILQVADWRWMFYVNVPIGLVTLLLAASIVPADDQETVRTRPDLVGLLLLPPGLAALVYGLSDTSQIEILVAGVVLLIGYVVHALRTGKVSLLDLTLFTRRGFTLASVNTFLLGAALYSSMLLLPLYFAQVRGLNALQAGLLLAPQALGTALATPLAGKLTPKYGPRAVVLLGILLTMVGTVPFLFAGQELGLIPICVALFLRGAGIGATVPPNVAAIYTSVDRPQIPGATSARTVLNRIGGSIGTAVLAFLLQDNLSSAGTPGVAYADTFWWALALSALTLIPAALYPGRTK, from the coding sequence TTGAAGTCCACCGCCGAAGTCGACCGGCTCGACCCGTGGCTGCTCCGGCTCGGCGGGGTGCTGATCCTCGGCGCGCTGCTGGCTCAGCTGGACGCGACCATCGTCACGGTCGGCATCGGGGCGATCGGCCGCGGCCTGACCGCCGACCTCGCGTCCGTGCAGTGGGTGAGCACCGCATACCTGCTGGCCGTGGCCCTGGTGGCGCCGCTGTCCGGCTGGCTGACCCAGCGCTTCGGCGGCAAGCGGGTCTGGCTGGCGTCGGTCACGCTGTTCGTCGCGGCGTCGGCGCTGTGCGGGCTGGCCTGGTCCGCGCCGGCGCTGATCGTCTGCCGGGTCCTGCAGGGGCTCGGCGGCGGGCTGATGCAGCCGGTCGGCCAGGCCCTGCTGGCCCGGCACGCCGGGCCGAGCCGGATCGGGCGGGTGGTCGGCATCATCACCGTGCCGATCACGTTCGCGCCGGTCGCCGGGCCGGTCATCGGCGGGCTCATCCTGCAGGTGGCCGACTGGCGCTGGATGTTCTACGTCAACGTGCCGATCGGCCTGGTGACGCTGCTGCTGGCGGCGAGCATCGTGCCGGCCGACGACCAGGAGACCGTCCGCACGCGGCCGGACCTGGTCGGGTTGCTGCTGTTGCCACCCGGCCTGGCCGCGCTGGTGTACGGGCTGTCCGACACCAGCCAGATCGAGATCCTGGTGGCCGGTGTCGTGCTGCTCATTGGTTACGTGGTGCACGCGTTGCGGACCGGGAAGGTGTCGCTGCTGGACCTGACCCTGTTCACCCGCCGGGGTTTCACGCTCGCCAGCGTGAACACGTTCCTGCTCGGCGCCGCGCTGTACAGCTCGATGTTGTTGCTACCGCTGTACTTTGCCCAGGTGCGGGGCCTGAACGCGTTGCAGGCCGGGCTGTTGCTCGCGCCGCAGGCGCTGGGCACCGCGCTGGCCACGCCGTTGGCCGGCAAGCTGACGCCGAAGTACGGGCCGCGAGCCGTGGTGCTGCTCGGCATCCTGCTCACGATGGTCGGCACCGTGCCGTTCCTGTTCGCCGGACAGGAGCTGGGGCTGATCCCCATCTGCGTGGCGTTGTTCCTGCGCGGGGCGGGGATCGGGGCGACCGTGCCGCCGAACGTGGCGGCGATCTACACCTCGGTGGACCGCCCGCAGATCCCGGGCGCCACCAGCGCCCGCACCGTGCTCAACCGGATCGGCGGCTCGATCGGCACGGCGGTGCTGGCCTTCCTGTTGCAGGACAACCTGTCCAGCGCCGGCACGCCGGGCGTCGCCTACGCCGACACGTTCTGGTGGGCGCTGGCGCTCAGCGCCCTCACCCTCATCCCGGCCGCGCTCTACCCGGGCCGTACCAAGTAA
- a CDS encoding TetR/AcrR family transcriptional regulator: protein MTGLRERKKLATRQHLAHVATLMFIEHGFDRVTIAEIAEAAGVSKMTVTNYFPLKEDLVFDAHAGVVDSLAALVRTRPEGQSVVDALLAGFLTSLKARTVVSGYATPGFARLVRESDRLRAREREIDELREEALAAELADEVAAPRFVAAVIAGVYRTLFRLTREHILAGLEWDEVCERMTEAATAGFDLIRPVVAA, encoded by the coding sequence GTGACCGGTCTGCGGGAGCGCAAGAAGCTGGCGACCCGCCAGCACCTGGCCCACGTGGCCACGCTGATGTTCATCGAGCACGGCTTCGACCGGGTCACCATCGCCGAGATCGCCGAGGCCGCGGGCGTGTCGAAGATGACCGTCACGAACTACTTCCCGCTCAAGGAGGACCTGGTCTTCGACGCCCACGCCGGCGTGGTCGACAGCCTGGCCGCGCTGGTCCGGACCCGCCCCGAGGGGCAGTCCGTGGTCGACGCGCTGCTGGCGGGATTTCTCACGTCGCTCAAGGCCAGGACCGTGGTCTCCGGCTACGCCACGCCGGGATTCGCCCGCCTGGTACGGGAAAGCGACCGGCTCCGGGCCCGGGAACGCGAGATCGACGAGCTGCGCGAGGAGGCCCTGGCGGCCGAGCTGGCGGACGAGGTCGCCGCGCCCCGGTTCGTCGCCGCCGTGATCGCCGGCGTGTACCGCACGCTGTTCCGGCTGACCCGTGAGCACATCCTGGCCGGCCTGGAGTGGGACGAGGTGTGCGAGCGGATGACAGAGGCCGCCACCGCCGGCTTCGACCTGATCCGGCCGGTGGTGGCCGCCTGA
- a CDS encoding SRPBCC family protein encodes MEFAVSDATELTGYVGPLRHRRGLRAVPHDVRRGQRPLRGRAAPGDPAGRPLSRPAQPRHVTTTTIRGDITVAAPPPLLYDLIARVDRAPQFFAPHLYASVSGDVVRRWVLAGDTVRSWTARRELDPDGLRITFEHLEPAPLTAMAGEWTFEPTSAGTVVRLAHTFAGASAERTADVARNTTAQLDHVKRIAENFSSLSARTVHASGSVAVTGSLEDVQRRLVESGWAAAVVAPDVLALKWTGSRDRRFHAVTAVARLAGTTLDVECTVTAAEDSLVSAVRRWLPTAIRG; translated from the coding sequence GTGGAGTTCGCGGTGTCCGACGCCACCGAGCTGACCGGCTACGTGGGACCGCTTCGACACCGTCGTGGACTGCGGGCTGTACCACACGATGTTCGCCGAGGACAGCGCCCGCTACGTGGCCGCGCTGCACCGGGCGACCCGGCCGGGCGGCCGTTGAGCCGCCCGGCCCAGCCTCGTCACGTGACCACGACGACCATCCGAGGCGACATCACGGTCGCCGCGCCGCCTCCGCTGCTCTACGACCTGATCGCCCGGGTGGACCGGGCGCCCCAGTTCTTCGCCCCGCACCTGTACGCGTCGGTGTCCGGCGACGTGGTGCGCCGCTGGGTGCTGGCCGGCGACACCGTCCGCTCGTGGACCGCGCGCCGCGAGCTGGACCCCGACGGCCTGCGCATCACCTTCGAGCACCTGGAGCCGGCCCCGCTGACCGCGATGGCCGGCGAGTGGACGTTCGAGCCGACCTCGGCCGGGACCGTGGTGCGGCTGGCCCACACCTTCGCCGGCGCCAGCGCCGAGCGCACCGCCGACGTCGCCCGCAACACGACCGCGCAGCTCGACCACGTCAAGCGGATCGCCGAGAACTTCTCCTCGCTGTCCGCCCGAACCGTCCATGCGAGCGGCTCCGTCGCGGTCACCGGATCGCTGGAGGACGTGCAGCGCCGGCTGGTCGAGTCCGGGTGGGCAGCGGCCGTCGTCGCCCCGGATGTGCTGGCGCTGAAGTGGACGGGCAGCCGCGATCGCCGGTTCCACGCCGTGACAGCGGTCGCGCGGTTGGCCGGCACGACGCTCGACGTGGAGTGCACGGTCACGGCGGCGGAGGACTCGCTGGTGTCGGCGGTGCGCCGCTGGCTGCCCACGGCCATCCGCGGCTGA
- a CDS encoding TIGR03621 family F420-dependent LLM class oxidoreductase yields MTFRFGFTVRGVLPGDDFVATVRRAESYGYDVALVPDHLGPAPDDRTGPSPFPTMVAAALATERLRVGSFVLNAAFWNPGLLAREIVTADQLTGGRLEVGIGAGWARWEFDDVGVAWRPFGARVELLARTITEVRDFLFGDNGFVPAQRDGFGKSGPPLLIGGTGRRVLRLAAEHVDIISHGGLYQVPNSPPGTFRLHDADGLVERLAFVRQHAGARFPEIEGNLHVHYVEVTPNRRAAAERFVAERMPQLTVPQVLDSSFLLLGTEKQLAEQIRAGRERFGLNYVTVSHHCMDAFGPVIEALR; encoded by the coding sequence GTGACGTTCCGGTTCGGCTTCACGGTCCGTGGCGTGCTGCCCGGCGACGACTTCGTCGCCACGGTGCGCCGGGCCGAGTCCTACGGCTACGACGTGGCGCTGGTGCCCGATCACCTCGGCCCGGCCCCGGACGACCGCACCGGGCCGTCGCCGTTCCCGACGATGGTCGCCGCGGCCCTGGCCACGGAACGGTTGCGGGTGGGCAGTTTCGTGCTCAACGCGGCGTTCTGGAACCCGGGCCTGCTCGCCCGCGAGATCGTCACCGCCGACCAGCTGACCGGCGGCCGGCTGGAGGTCGGCATCGGGGCGGGCTGGGCCAGGTGGGAGTTCGACGACGTCGGTGTTGCCTGGCGGCCGTTCGGCGCACGGGTCGAGCTGCTGGCCAGGACGATCACCGAGGTCCGCGATTTCCTGTTCGGTGACAACGGTTTCGTGCCGGCGCAGCGCGACGGGTTCGGCAAGTCGGGGCCGCCGCTGCTGATCGGCGGCACCGGGCGACGGGTGCTGCGGCTGGCGGCGGAACACGTCGACATCATCAGTCACGGCGGCCTCTACCAGGTGCCGAACAGCCCGCCCGGCACGTTCCGGCTGCACGACGCGGACGGTTTGGTCGAGCGGCTGGCCTTCGTACGGCAGCACGCGGGCGCGCGGTTCCCGGAGATCGAGGGCAACCTGCACGTGCACTACGTGGAGGTGACGCCGAACCGGCGTGCGGCGGCGGAGCGCTTTGTCGCCGAGCGGATGCCGCAGCTGACCGTGCCCCAGGTGCTGGACTCGTCGTTCCTGTTGCTGGGCACGGAAAAGCAGCTGGCCGAGCAGATCAGGGCCGGCCGCGAGCGGTTCGGGCTGAACTACGTCACGGTGAGCCACCACTGCATGGACGCCTTCGGACCGGTGATCGAGGCGCTGCGGTGA
- a CDS encoding DHA2 family efflux MFS transporter permease subunit, translated as MSLTSSAQPPDATGLRTPGPAVAVVACLAQFMVVLDALIVQVALPSMRDGLGMSAGQQQWVINAYLLLFGGLLLLGGRAADLFGRKRVFLAGLGVFTLFSLLGGLALSGPMLIAARALQGVGAAMLAPAPIALITAVYTEPAARTKAMSIWSAATTLAGSIAVLLGGALTDSLGWRWVLLVNVPIGIALFAVSLRALPALEPPASSRPRTLDVPGALTATIGLGALVLGVGNAENTPWSSPQVCLPLIIAVVLLTVFVLLESRVAQPLVRLAVFRVRSLSVGNVIMMVAGALTTCSVYFISLYLQGVQHYSALSSGLAILPMTIAIALASLFARKLVGLVGPKTTLIAGALVAAAGLLWQARFSADSPYLTEILGPTVLIGLGLGTAVLPITMAAMTGVPPTDAGLASALMNTSRQVGGSIGVAALSTVAAAMADATAGYGAALLTAGVLAVAIAVLAVGLPKAAK; from the coding sequence ATGAGTCTCACCTCCTCCGCCCAGCCGCCCGACGCCACCGGCCTGCGGACGCCGGGCCCCGCGGTCGCGGTGGTGGCCTGCCTGGCCCAGTTCATGGTCGTGCTGGACGCGCTGATCGTGCAGGTGGCGCTGCCCTCGATGCGGGACGGCCTGGGCATGAGCGCCGGGCAGCAGCAGTGGGTGATCAACGCCTATCTGTTGCTGTTCGGCGGCCTGCTCCTGCTCGGCGGACGCGCCGCCGACCTGTTCGGCCGCAAGCGGGTCTTCCTGGCCGGCCTGGGCGTGTTCACGCTGTTCAGCCTGCTCGGCGGCCTCGCGCTCAGCGGCCCGATGCTGATCGCCGCCCGCGCCCTGCAGGGCGTCGGCGCGGCGATGCTCGCCCCGGCGCCGATCGCGCTGATCACGGCCGTCTACACCGAGCCGGCCGCCCGCACCAAGGCGATGAGCATCTGGAGCGCGGCCACCACGCTGGCCGGCAGCATCGCGGTGCTGCTCGGCGGCGCGCTGACGGACAGCCTCGGCTGGCGCTGGGTGCTGCTGGTCAACGTGCCGATCGGCATCGCGCTGTTCGCGGTCAGCCTGCGGGCGCTGCCCGCGCTCGAACCGCCCGCGAGCAGCCGGCCGCGCACCTTGGACGTTCCGGGCGCGCTCACGGCGACGATCGGCCTGGGCGCGCTGGTGCTCGGCGTCGGCAATGCGGAGAACACGCCGTGGTCCTCGCCGCAGGTGTGCCTGCCGCTGATCATCGCCGTGGTCCTGCTGACGGTGTTCGTGCTGCTGGAATCCCGCGTCGCGCAGCCGCTCGTGCGGCTGGCGGTGTTCCGGGTGCGCAGCCTCAGCGTCGGCAACGTGATCATGATGGTGGCCGGCGCGCTGACCACGTGCTCGGTGTACTTCATCTCCCTGTACCTGCAAGGGGTTCAGCACTACAGTGCGCTGAGCTCCGGCCTGGCCATCCTGCCGATGACCATCGCCATCGCGCTCGCGTCGCTGTTCGCGCGCAAGCTGGTCGGCCTGGTCGGCCCGAAGACGACACTGATCGCCGGCGCGCTGGTGGCCGCGGCCGGCCTGCTGTGGCAGGCGCGGTTCAGCGCGGACAGCCCGTACCTGACGGAGATCCTCGGCCCGACCGTCCTCATCGGACTCGGCCTCGGCACGGCGGTGCTGCCGATCACCATGGCGGCGATGACCGGCGTGCCGCCGACCGACGCCGGCCTGGCCTCGGCGCTGATGAACACCAGCCGGCAGGTCGGCGGCAGCATCGGCGTCGCCGCACTGTCCACTGTGGCCGCCGCGATGGCCGACGCGACGGCGGGCTACGGGGCGGCACTGCTGACGGCGGGCGTGCTGGCGGTGGCGATCGCGGTGCTGGCGGTGGGGCTGCCGAAGGCGGCCAAGTGA
- a CDS encoding hemerythrin domain-containing protein, whose amino-acid sequence MSEGNDLTGFLITHHLIRRVVPELGSRLGHVGAGDAAAVERLTQWWHIFTEILEGHHAGEDRFVWPVALAADPGLIDIAQELESQHGRLDGHLEAIDEGLRTLAKGPADWDAELTALLARIDGFDAMMRDHLELEETRMVPVLERDVSEQTFKALSGQLARNHSMDSFRRDLPMVLEMADPNARAAMIERIPAAVRKDFVESWEPQYRQLVAALPGS is encoded by the coding sequence GTGTCCGAGGGCAACGACCTCACCGGATTCCTGATCACCCACCACCTGATCCGTCGGGTCGTGCCGGAGCTGGGCAGCCGGCTCGGGCACGTCGGCGCCGGCGACGCGGCGGCGGTCGAGCGGCTGACGCAGTGGTGGCACATCTTCACCGAGATCCTCGAGGGCCATCACGCCGGCGAGGACCGGTTCGTGTGGCCGGTGGCGCTGGCGGCGGACCCGGGGCTGATCGACATCGCGCAGGAGCTGGAGTCGCAGCACGGCCGGCTGGACGGCCACCTGGAGGCGATCGACGAGGGGCTGCGGACGCTGGCGAAGGGACCGGCGGACTGGGACGCGGAGCTGACGGCGCTGCTGGCCCGGATCGACGGGTTCGACGCGATGATGCGCGACCACCTGGAGCTGGAGGAGACCAGGATGGTGCCGGTGCTGGAGCGCGACGTCAGCGAGCAGACGTTCAAGGCGCTCAGCGGCCAGCTGGCCCGCAACCACTCCATGGACAGCTTCCGCCGGGACCTGCCGATGGTGCTGGAGATGGCCGACCCGAACGCCCGCGCGGCGATGATCGAGCGGATTCCGGCGGCGGTCCGCAAAGACTTCGTGGAGAGCTGGGAGCCGCAGTACCGGCAGCTGGTCGCGGCGCTGCCGGGCAGCTGA
- a CDS encoding S28 family serine protease, with amino-acid sequence MRKLAKACSISLLSLATIAGLAPAAQAAEPGGGDIKVALQQIPGLTIVKEDPAPAGFRFFELTFTQPADHRRPDAGTFQQRFTLLHRDFAAPTVAFTSGYNVSTTPNRSEPTQIVNGNQLSMEYRYFLPSRPEPANWSQQLTIWQAAADEHRAVQAFKAIYPGKWLATGGSKGGMTATYFRRFFPDDVDGTIPYVAPNEVVRNGSYNRFLARVGNDPACRDNLKALQRDALKRRDELGAVAAKDAAKKGYTFSIVGSADESLEIAVIDSYFAFWQYQTQAQCAAVPKPGAPADQVYAWFEQVESLNTYADQELSPYVPYYYQAAVQLNAPEAYDSYLRDLLRYPGADAPRTFIPKDVKVPPFQPFAMADIDLWVKAHGSQFLFIYGANDPWGAEPFELGYGSRDSYRYFVAGGNHGSRISQLPADQAATATAAVRRWAGLPPTPTGPRFQSNTAGFPLFDADLTLTDHPRL; translated from the coding sequence ATGCGGAAACTGGCCAAGGCCTGCTCGATTTCACTGTTATCGCTCGCGACGATCGCCGGGCTCGCGCCGGCGGCCCAGGCGGCGGAGCCGGGTGGCGGGGACATCAAGGTGGCGCTGCAGCAGATACCGGGGCTGACGATCGTCAAGGAGGACCCGGCGCCGGCGGGCTTTCGGTTCTTCGAGCTGACGTTCACCCAGCCGGCGGACCACCGGCGCCCGGATGCCGGCACGTTCCAGCAGCGGTTCACGTTGCTGCACCGGGACTTCGCGGCGCCGACGGTGGCGTTCACCAGTGGCTACAACGTCTCCACGACGCCGAACCGGTCCGAGCCGACGCAGATCGTCAACGGCAACCAGCTGTCGATGGAGTACCGGTACTTCCTGCCGTCCCGGCCGGAGCCGGCGAACTGGTCGCAGCAGCTGACGATCTGGCAGGCTGCGGCCGACGAACACCGTGCCGTGCAGGCGTTCAAGGCGATCTACCCGGGCAAGTGGCTGGCCACCGGCGGCAGCAAGGGCGGCATGACCGCGACCTACTTCCGGCGGTTCTTCCCCGACGACGTCGACGGGACCATCCCTTACGTCGCGCCGAACGAGGTCGTCCGGAACGGCAGCTACAACCGGTTCCTCGCGCGGGTCGGCAACGACCCGGCCTGCCGCGACAACCTCAAGGCCCTCCAGCGCGACGCGTTGAAGCGGCGTGACGAGCTCGGCGCGGTCGCCGCCAAGGACGCGGCCAAGAAGGGGTACACGTTCTCCATCGTCGGCTCCGCCGACGAGTCGCTGGAGATCGCGGTGATCGACTCCTACTTCGCGTTCTGGCAGTACCAGACCCAGGCCCAGTGCGCCGCCGTGCCCAAGCCCGGCGCGCCGGCCGACCAGGTCTACGCGTGGTTCGAACAGGTGGAGAGCCTGAACACCTATGCAGACCAGGAGCTCTCGCCGTACGTCCCGTACTACTACCAGGCCGCCGTCCAGCTGAACGCGCCCGAGGCGTACGACAGCTACCTGCGCGACCTGCTGCGCTACCCGGGCGCTGACGCCCCGCGGACCTTCATCCCGAAGGACGTCAAGGTCCCGCCGTTCCAGCCCTTCGCCATGGCCGACATCGATCTGTGGGTCAAGGCGCACGGCTCGCAGTTCCTGTTCATCTACGGCGCCAACGACCCTTGGGGCGCCGAGCCGTTCGAGCTGGGCTACGGCAGCCGCGACTCGTACCGGTACTTCGTGGCCGGCGGCAACCACGGCTCGCGGATCTCCCAGCTCCCCGCCGACCAGGCCGCCACCGCGACTGCCGCCGTCCGCCGCTGGGCCGGTCTCCCACCCACTCCCACCGGCCCCAGGTTCCAGTCCAACACCGCCGGCTTCCCGCTGTTCGACGCCGACCTCACCCTGACCGACCACCCGCGCCTCTGA
- a CDS encoding MFS transporter, translated as MSRTWPALLALCMGFFVVQLDVTVVNVALEAIRRDIGGGLGGEQWVVASYTIALAAGMLTAGSLGDRYGSRRICVLGVVVFGVGSVLCSSAPTMPVLIVARAVQGVGAAALLPCSLALIIRQFPEPKDRAHALGVWGGIASIGLAAGPVAGGVLIALADWRAIFWVNVPFTVAAVVLIRRYVRESPPRRDRRLDPYGLVLGTVALSAFVAGLIEVGRYALVLGGLAVGIAFVLVERRRRDPMLPLEIFSSRPFSAATAAGLIFNFCLYGTLLCLSLHFQGPAGRSAFATGMLILPLTVAIGVGATLSGRLTARFGPRLPMLVGFSLGLLGAALLVLTPFAVVGGILLCFCSIAMPAMTSVAMSGVPARHTTLASGVLNTARQAGGALGTAVLGTLLTAGNSGMSLRLPMIVVAVAYAGAIVCTLLATASSAVNPSEEAAAAGLRGAGGRSG; from the coding sequence GTGAGTCGCACATGGCCGGCGCTTCTCGCGCTGTGTATGGGGTTCTTCGTCGTCCAACTCGACGTGACCGTGGTGAACGTCGCGCTCGAGGCGATCCGGCGCGACATCGGCGGCGGCCTCGGCGGGGAGCAGTGGGTGGTGGCCAGCTACACGATCGCCCTGGCCGCCGGCATGCTCACCGCGGGCTCGCTCGGCGACCGGTACGGCTCGCGCCGGATCTGCGTGCTCGGCGTGGTGGTGTTCGGCGTCGGCTCCGTCCTGTGCTCGTCCGCGCCGACCATGCCGGTCCTGATCGTCGCCAGGGCCGTGCAGGGCGTCGGCGCCGCCGCGCTGCTGCCGTGTTCCCTCGCCTTGATCATCCGGCAGTTCCCCGAACCGAAGGATCGGGCGCACGCGCTGGGCGTGTGGGGCGGCATCGCGAGCATCGGCCTCGCCGCCGGTCCGGTCGCCGGTGGAGTGCTCATCGCACTCGCCGACTGGCGCGCGATCTTCTGGGTGAACGTGCCGTTCACCGTGGCCGCCGTGGTCCTGATCCGGCGGTATGTCCGCGAGTCGCCGCCGCGACGCGACCGGCGGCTCGACCCGTACGGACTTGTCCTGGGCACTGTTGCGCTGTCCGCCTTCGTGGCCGGGCTCATCGAGGTCGGCCGGTACGCGCTGGTGCTCGGCGGCCTGGCCGTCGGCATCGCGTTCGTTCTCGTCGAGCGACGCCGGCGTGATCCCATGCTGCCGTTGGAGATCTTCTCCTCGCGGCCGTTCTCCGCCGCCACCGCCGCCGGCCTGATCTTCAACTTCTGCCTCTACGGCACCCTGCTCTGCCTGTCGCTGCATTTCCAGGGGCCGGCCGGTCGGTCCGCCTTCGCGACCGGGATGCTCATCCTCCCGCTCACCGTCGCCATCGGCGTCGGGGCCACGCTCAGCGGCCGGCTCACCGCGCGGTTCGGTCCGAGATTGCCCATGCTGGTGGGCTTTTCCCTCGGCCTTCTCGGGGCCGCCCTGCTCGTCCTCACTCCTTTTGCCGTGGTGGGCGGCATTCTGCTGTGCTTCTGCTCCATTGCCATGCCGGCCATGACATCCGTCGCGATGTCCGGTGTACCTGCCCGCCACACCACGCTGGCCAGCGGCGTGCTCAACACCGCTCGCCAGGCCGGCGGCGCGCTGGGCACCGCCGTGCTCGGAACCCTGCTCACCGCCGGCAACTCCGGGATGTCCTTGCGGCTGCCGATGATCGTCGTGGCCGTTGCCTACGCCGGCGCCATCGTCTGCACGCTTCTCGCCACGGCTTCCTCGGCCGTGAACCCGTCCGAGGAAGCCGCAGCAGCCGGCCTCAGAGGCGCGGGTGGTCGGTCAGGGTGA
- a CDS encoding VOC family protein: MAAPVFDHVGLSVADLDAQRRFYREALAMTEVEEEFALPEAHVRSAILRSADGLKIELIERGGSAPQEFADPFDGAGTQGYFHWALHVADLDQTFAHLIEAGATEVSAPAPAVRPGARFAYVKDPEGNLLELVQPAA, encoded by the coding sequence ATGGCTGCCCCTGTCTTCGACCACGTCGGCCTCTCCGTCGCCGACCTCGACGCGCAGCGCCGCTTCTACCGCGAGGCGCTGGCCATGACCGAGGTCGAGGAGGAGTTCGCCCTGCCCGAGGCCCACGTCCGCTCGGCCATCCTGCGCAGCGCCGACGGCCTCAAGATCGAGCTCATCGAGCGTGGCGGCTCCGCGCCGCAGGAGTTCGCCGACCCCTTCGACGGCGCCGGCACCCAGGGCTACTTCCACTGGGCCCTCCACGTCGCCGACCTCGACCAGACCTTCGCCCACCTGATCGAGGCCGGCGCCACCGAGGTCAGCGCGCCCGCCCCGGCCGTCCGCCCCGGCGCCCGCTTCGCGTACGTCAAGGACCCCGAGGGCAACCTCCTCGAACTCGTCCAGCCCGCCGCCTGA